The sequence CGCTGATCAAGTATTTTGGCGACGCCCTCACCAGCCCGCTTGCGCCGGCCGTCGGCAAGACCATCGCCGAGATGTCGCCCGGCAATATCCGCAGCGAATACATCCTCTACATCGGTGCCGGGGCGGTGACGGCCGCGGGCATCATCTCGCTCGGCCGCAGCCTGCCGACGATCTGGAGCGGTCTCAAGTCGGGGCTGGCCGATCTCCGTGGCTCGTCGGATGCGGCAAACGGCAATGTGCCGCGCACCGATCAGGACCTTTCGATGAAGTACGTCATCATCGGCCTCATCATCCTCGTCGCGGCGATAATGCTCACGCCGTCGCTGGGGCTGTTTGTCGGCAAGGACCCGATCGTTTCGATCTTTGGCTCGATCCTCATCATCATTCTGGGTTTCCTGTTTGTGACTGTCTCGTCGAGGCTGACCGGCGAGGTCGGCTCGTCGTCAAATCCGATCTCGGGAATGACGGTCGCGACGCTGCTGTTTACCTGTCTCGCGTTCCTCGCATTGGGATGGACGGCGCCCGATCCGTATTTTGTGACCGCTTTGTCGATCGGCGGCATCGTGTGCATCGCCGCTTCGAACGGCGGCACGACATCGCAGGACCTCAAGACCGGTTTCCTCGTCGGCGGAACGCCCAAGCGGCAGCAGATCGCTATTCTGGTAGGCGCTCTTGCATCGGCGATGCTGCTGGGGCCGCTGCTTCTCGTGCTGAATGATGGCGGAACTTATTATCAAAAGGTCGATGCTTCGGGGTTCCCGCCGGGCTTTACGGTGGCCGAGGACAAGCTCTTTCGCGAGCACGGCCAACTCAAAACGGAGCACGTCAAGGTAGGCGAATACACGTCTGATACGACGCAGTATCACGTCTGGCAGAACACCGATCCGAAGTCGGGCCAGATAGGCAAATACCTCGTAACCAACCAAGGCCAGCCCGTGTACCTCGTCGATCCGGCGATCAACGGCGTGGTCAAGAAAGACTCGGCCGGCAATAATATCGAGCGTTACGACGCTCCAAAGGCAACGCTGATGAGCTATATCATCAAAGGCGTGCTGGGGCGTGACCTGCCGTGGGGCCTTGTCCTGTTGGGTGCGATGATCGCGATCATGCTCGAGATCGTCGGCGTGCCGTCACTGGCATTCGCCGTCGGCCTGTATCTGCCGATCGCGACGAGCGCTCCGATATTCGTGGGCGGCATGGTGCGTAAGATCGTTGATGTTTACCTCAAAAAGAAACTTGCCGAAAAGGACCTGACCGAGGACCAGATCATCGCTGAGACCGACAAGTCTCACGGCGTCCTAATGGCGTCGGGATATATTGCTGGCGGAGCCATTGCAGGTATCCTGATCGCGATATTTGCGGTCGTGCCGTGGCTCAAGAGCATTCAGGATACCTCGACCAAATGGGCGGGCGACCATAATCCATTCTTTGCCGGCGATCACGCGTGGTGGCTGGGAGCGGTACCGTTTCTGATCCTCTCGGTCCTGCTATATCTCGTGGGCCGCGAACGCTGGATGGCGTTTAAGAAAGGCGACTAAAAATTGTTTTACATCTTTGTGCGCGGCACGCTATAATTATGGCGTGCCGCTTTTTTCTTGAGCTGCTTTTTCCACA is a genomic window of Chloracidobacterium sp. containing:
- a CDS encoding oligopeptide transporter, OPT family — encoded protein: MKNPFLENFRPYIPDASNLRELTAFPLIIGTLLGVIFGASSLYLVLKTGLTVSASIPVAVIAITLFRLLSKVGMRDATILESNMMQTAGSAGESIAFGVGVTMPAILILGFDLEIWRVTLVAVLGGLLGILMMIPLRRALIKEQHGFLKYPEGTACAQVLIAGASKESRDAAHEGGGEAASDDEVLHRGKIIAAGFGLGFIYKSVMDVFAAWNPEPGKDLPDNVLKGGSIHLENNPALLGVGYIIGPYISAIMLGGGILSYLILIPLIKYFGDALTSPLAPAVGKTIAEMSPGNIRSEYILYIGAGAVTAAGIISLGRSLPTIWSGLKSGLADLRGSSDAANGNVPRTDQDLSMKYVIIGLIILVAAIMLTPSLGLFVGKDPIVSIFGSILIIILGFLFVTVSSRLTGEVGSSSNPISGMTVATLLFTCLAFLALGWTAPDPYFVTALSIGGIVCIAASNGGTTSQDLKTGFLVGGTPKRQQIAILVGALASAMLLGPLLLVLNDGGTYYQKVDASGFPPGFTVAEDKLFREHGQLKTEHVKVGEYTSDTTQYHVWQNTDPKSGQIGKYLVTNQGQPVYLVDPAINGVVKKDSAGNNIERYDAPKATLMSYIIKGVLGRDLPWGLVLLGAMIAIMLEIVGVPSLAFAVGLYLPIATSAPIFVGGMVRKIVDVYLKKKLAEKDLTEDQIIAETDKSHGVLMASGYIAGGAIAGILIAIFAVVPWLKSIQDTSTKWAGDHNPFFAGDHAWWLGAVPFLILSVLLYLVGRERWMAFKKGD